Proteins from a genomic interval of Sinobacterium caligoides:
- a CDS encoding ComEC/Rec2 family competence protein, whose protein sequence is MNILKQTLLWALLACTTISQTNAETQSPDKRIDPLITVFNVDQAAAMVIISPNLEAVLIDSGRRADQGVRIANYLKDKGINTLKAVITTHYDADHIKGLPSLIENGIAVERVYDQGPSGKRTLLSPTGKQTVYGKYVISTGDFNGNGVQDEGESNFIRQKAEYGDTIYLGAEDEVSIRVVSVRGDTRGKSNDLDLDPSKGNKYFDENPGSIGVTIRHKEFTMYSGGDQTGASWKDKPRAEELMLLSGAIIGGNDVDVLNVNHHGSDTSTSSDLANKLKPEVSIISTKFGHDRLPKKTTLKQLAEAGSVVLITGDGQDDNGEFAESKSTEDDGWDASKYPIHNDQGDIEISITSGEYKVTSTNGFNRTYSFSQCKTPPAYIALQ, encoded by the coding sequence ATGAATATATTGAAGCAAACCCTTCTGTGGGCGCTATTAGCGTGCACAACTATCTCGCAAACCAACGCCGAAACCCAGAGCCCCGACAAACGAATAGATCCACTGATCACGGTCTTCAACGTTGACCAAGCTGCAGCAATGGTAATCATCTCCCCTAACTTAGAAGCGGTACTTATAGACTCTGGACGCCGTGCCGATCAGGGGGTAAGGATAGCTAATTACCTAAAGGACAAAGGCATCAACACACTTAAGGCTGTCATAACCACTCACTATGACGCAGACCATATCAAGGGGCTCCCTAGTCTCATCGAAAACGGCATCGCTGTAGAAAGAGTCTACGACCAGGGCCCATCAGGGAAGCGAACACTTTTATCTCCAACAGGTAAACAGACAGTTTACGGTAAGTACGTTATATCAACTGGTGACTTTAACGGCAATGGAGTACAAGACGAGGGTGAGAGCAACTTCATACGCCAGAAAGCAGAGTATGGTGACACCATATATCTCGGCGCAGAAGACGAAGTAAGCATTCGTGTCGTCTCCGTGCGAGGCGATACACGCGGTAAATCTAACGACTTAGACCTAGACCCATCTAAAGGCAATAAATACTTCGATGAGAACCCTGGGTCTATCGGGGTCACTATACGTCACAAAGAGTTCACTATGTACTCTGGAGGAGATCAAACAGGAGCTAGCTGGAAAGATAAACCTAGGGCCGAAGAGTTAATGCTGCTATCGGGTGCGATTATAGGTGGTAATGATGTCGACGTATTAAATGTCAATCATCATGGCTCTGATACCAGTACATCAAGTGACCTGGCAAATAAGCTAAAGCCTGAAGTCTCTATCATCTCAACTAAGTTTGGTCACGATCGACTCCCTAAGAAAACAACCTTGAAGCAACTTGCCGAAGCAGGCTCTGTTGTACTAATTACTGGTGATGGACAAGATGATAATGGTGAGTTTGCCGAGAGCAAAAGCACTGAGGATGATGGCTGGGATGCTAGCAAATATCCGATCCACAACGATCAGGGTGATATCGAAATTTCAATTACAAGCGGTGAGTATAAAGTAACCAGCACCAATGGCTTTAATCGTACATACAGCTTTAGTCAGTGCAAAACACCTCCAGCTTATATCGCGCTGCAATAA
- a CDS encoding N-6 DNA methylase — MKRLAKHNQSIRSIFGSLDAELLQSAVDLDSIDDILRDCLSKEEMREAGSYFTGQLLATKLVNSFLAPITLNSIVLDPACGAGNLLIECSRKLGVKSKLSKTLLSWGKVLHGTDIHHHFIESAKLRIIIEAINRGVEIDCNLEEALLSLPNIKVGDALSVTEKELSQVTHIIMNPPFTTWPSPLENYWGKGKINAAGIIFDKYIRLLPKDSNIAAILPDVLRSGSSYHKFRSYVTTRIIASCDIWGAFNSKTDVDVFILSGYFGAKHKNKIEWHKPLNNYTPLSDLYDVNTGSLVAYRAPEEGPLHPYFDLKNSPAGKTVYKETKYRRFKGKVFKPPFVLVKRTSSPSNKNRASATIVNIEHPAAVENHMVVITPKSLKVEDCVSLLRVLCSEKTNDFLNDRARMRHLTIGVIKDIPID, encoded by the coding sequence ATGAAAAGACTTGCCAAACACAATCAATCGATACGAAGCATCTTCGGGTCATTAGACGCTGAACTCTTGCAGTCCGCTGTTGATTTAGACTCGATTGATGACATATTAAGAGATTGCCTCTCAAAAGAAGAGATGCGAGAAGCTGGCAGCTATTTTACAGGACAATTACTTGCTACAAAATTAGTCAACTCTTTTCTAGCACCGATAACACTTAACTCAATAGTATTAGACCCCGCTTGCGGTGCAGGAAACTTGCTAATCGAGTGCTCACGCAAGTTAGGCGTCAAATCTAAACTATCCAAAACGTTGCTTTCTTGGGGGAAAGTACTACACGGAACCGATATACATCATCATTTCATCGAGTCTGCGAAGCTAAGAATTATAATCGAAGCCATTAACAGAGGCGTTGAAATTGACTGCAACCTTGAGGAGGCACTCTTATCTCTTCCCAACATTAAAGTAGGGGATGCATTGTCGGTAACAGAAAAAGAGCTAAGCCAGGTTACTCATATAATAATGAACCCACCGTTCACTACTTGGCCTTCGCCTTTAGAAAATTATTGGGGGAAAGGCAAGATCAACGCGGCCGGGATTATTTTTGATAAGTATATTAGGCTATTACCCAAGGATTCCAACATTGCCGCAATCCTTCCTGATGTTTTACGTTCAGGAAGCTCTTATCATAAGTTTAGGAGCTATGTTACCACTAGAATAATAGCTTCTTGCGACATCTGGGGAGCATTCAACTCAAAAACTGATGTTGATGTATTTATTTTGTCTGGCTATTTTGGGGCAAAGCATAAGAACAAAATTGAGTGGCATAAACCTTTAAATAATTACACGCCCCTATCAGATCTTTACGATGTAAACACTGGTTCCTTAGTAGCTTATCGTGCACCAGAAGAAGGACCACTACACCCATATTTCGACCTCAAAAATAGCCCAGCTGGAAAAACTGTCTACAAGGAAACAAAGTATAGACGTTTTAAGGGGAAGGTCTTTAAGCCACCATTTGTTTTAGTTAAACGCACCTCTAGCCCGTCCAACAAAAATCGAGCATCTGCAACTATTGTCAACATCGAACACCCTGCTGCCGTCGAAAACCATATGGTTGTAATAACACCAAAAAGCTTAAAGGTAGAAGACTGTGTTAGCTTACTACGAGTACTGTGCTCCGAAAAAACGAATGATTTCCTTAATGATAGAGCTAGAATGAGGCACCTAACTATAGGCGTTATTAAAGACATACCTATAGATTGA
- a CDS encoding MAE_28990/MAE_18760 family HEPN-like nuclease — translation MKIRSALELQDSLDNDLAWRKREFTNLKFLTSDKRQHKKSVVMRSSIVLLYSHWEGHIKYCAEAYLNYLSYVAPKCQDMTDNFLHMSAGHRIGKGASANSFSSQKKIFECYEESKANKFRVDPSSVINTHSNLNYEVLSAILSQLGLRTSTFELKENFLNTKLIKYRNKIAHGEYVRQEDLESVYNDLPDQLLGMIQSFKDLIIDSVESGLYLK, via the coding sequence TTGAAAATACGATCAGCATTGGAGCTTCAAGACTCTCTTGATAATGATCTTGCATGGAGAAAGAGAGAGTTTACAAATTTAAAGTTCTTGACTTCAGATAAAAGGCAGCATAAAAAATCTGTTGTTATGAGAAGCTCTATAGTTCTACTGTACTCTCATTGGGAAGGACATATTAAGTATTGCGCCGAAGCTTATTTGAATTATTTGTCATATGTAGCGCCGAAATGTCAGGACATGACAGACAACTTCCTGCATATGAGTGCGGGTCATAGGATTGGGAAAGGGGCCTCTGCAAATAGTTTTTCTAGCCAAAAAAAAATCTTTGAATGTTATGAGGAAAGCAAGGCGAATAAATTTAGAGTGGATCCATCAAGTGTTATTAATACCCATTCAAATCTAAATTACGAGGTGCTTTCGGCTATACTTTCTCAGCTCGGGTTGAGAACGTCAACCTTCGAGTTAAAAGAAAATTTCCTTAATACAAAGCTTATAAAGTATAGGAACAAAATTGCTCATGGTGAATACGTTAGACAAGAAGATTTAGAGAGCGTTTATAACGATTTACCTGATCAGTTGTTAGGTATGATACAGTCTTTCAAAGATCTTATAATAGACTCGGTAGAGTCAGGTCTGTATTTAAAATAA
- a CDS encoding DUF262 domain-containing protein: MSNLIDEFNNARLKVQSDQYPMSIGELSNLYDDGDLDIHPDFQRIYRWSSEQKSKLIESILLSIPLPSIFVSQREDGVWDVVDGVQRISTILSFMGKLKDSNGEIQPALELESTKYLPSLKGKKWSDDSVDGEIDQEIKRVFKREKIDIKIIKRESEDDTKFELFQRLNTGGSKLSDQEVRNCMLLMLNANAYNWLKGLAEDKCFLSTTPVSERQKRECYGQELALRFFVQRFSSEEIRAEHKDIGAYISAEMNRLLSKDSGFDFDKEEELFKKTFKLIDAACDESAFKKYNHIKERYEGAVSVTVYEAVAAPVSVLIEKNSKSDEEIIELIRSETKALTNHDDYKNIIEKSVRPVDRMIRLNKLGKELIC; this comes from the coding sequence ATGTCAAATCTTATTGATGAATTTAACAATGCTCGCCTGAAAGTCCAATCAGACCAATATCCTATGTCTATAGGTGAACTGTCAAATCTGTATGATGATGGTGACTTGGATATACACCCTGATTTTCAAAGAATTTATCGTTGGAGCTCCGAGCAAAAGAGTAAACTTATAGAATCTATTTTACTTAGCATCCCCTTGCCTTCTATCTTTGTCTCTCAGCGAGAGGATGGTGTGTGGGATGTGGTTGATGGTGTGCAGCGTATATCAACTATTTTATCCTTTATGGGTAAACTTAAAGATTCTAATGGAGAGATACAGCCAGCTTTAGAGTTAGAGTCAACAAAATACCTACCGTCTCTCAAGGGTAAAAAATGGAGTGATGACAGTGTTGATGGCGAAATTGATCAGGAGATAAAACGGGTATTTAAACGAGAAAAAATTGACATAAAAATAATAAAACGTGAAAGTGAAGACGATACAAAGTTTGAGCTTTTTCAACGACTTAATACCGGTGGTTCTAAGCTTTCCGATCAAGAAGTCAGAAACTGCATGCTGTTAATGCTTAATGCGAATGCTTATAATTGGCTGAAGGGGTTGGCTGAAGATAAATGCTTTTTATCAACTACACCTGTTTCAGAAAGGCAAAAAAGAGAATGTTATGGCCAAGAACTTGCTTTAAGGTTTTTTGTCCAGAGGTTTTCTTCAGAAGAGATCAGGGCAGAGCACAAAGATATAGGCGCTTATATCAGTGCAGAGATGAATCGCTTGTTGAGTAAGGATTCTGGATTTGACTTCGATAAAGAAGAAGAATTATTCAAAAAAACATTTAAGTTGATTGATGCTGCATGTGATGAAAGTGCGTTTAAGAAATACAATCACATAAAAGAACGCTATGAAGGTGCTGTGAGTGTGACAGTTTATGAGGCGGTAGCGGCCCCTGTATCGGTTTTGATTGAAAAAAATTCAAAAAGTGATGAGGAAATCATAGAGCTTATACGCAGCGAAACGAAGGCACTTACTAATCATGATGATTATAAAAATATAATCGAAAAGTCCGTTCGACCAGTAGATAGAATGATTAGGCTGAATAAGTTAGGCAAGGAGTTGATCTGTTGA
- a CDS encoding tyrosine-type recombinase/integrase, which yields MLTTLVVKNAKAKEKPYKLSDGGGLFLLVKSAGLKYWRLAYRFGGKQKTLALGVYPEVSLLEAREARENAKRQIRSGVDPAETRRAEKASNSTAMANTFSVIAEEWYQRNIKTWAASTAKKRRWLMDKNLVPYLGKYPINELKTIDLLKVIQRLETRGAIETAYNALQVMGQIFRYAVQTQRIEHNPVPDLAGSIQAKVVKPRAAITEPAELGRLLVDIDGYYGSHVVRTMLALAPLLFQRPGEVAGMEWNELDLDGALWIIPKERKKERNTREDDHIVPLSRQAVALLRDIYPLTGHSRYVFTNQQRESKSATPASVNKAMRKMGYCTKNTQSFHGFRATARTMLDERLGFPVEWIEHQSGRSVRDPLGRTYNRTKHLDQRIDMIQKWADYLDELKGQTLAGNVIAGSFQQRR from the coding sequence ATGCTTACAACACTAGTCGTTAAGAATGCTAAGGCTAAAGAAAAACCTTATAAGCTGTCCGACGGGGGTGGGCTTTTTTTGTTGGTCAAAAGCGCAGGCTTAAAGTATTGGCGCCTGGCATATCGGTTCGGCGGTAAGCAAAAAACGTTGGCTCTTGGTGTTTACCCCGAAGTCTCGTTACTTGAGGCTAGAGAGGCGCGTGAGAACGCTAAGCGACAAATCCGTTCGGGGGTCGATCCGGCAGAGACAAGGAGGGCAGAGAAGGCTAGTAACTCTACTGCAATGGCGAATACTTTTAGCGTGATTGCTGAAGAGTGGTACCAGAGAAATATTAAGACCTGGGCTGCTTCTACCGCTAAAAAAAGACGATGGTTAATGGATAAAAACCTAGTGCCTTATCTCGGTAAATATCCGATTAACGAGCTTAAAACTATCGATCTATTGAAAGTCATACAGCGATTAGAAACACGTGGTGCTATAGAGACTGCTTATAATGCGCTCCAGGTGATGGGGCAGATTTTCAGGTATGCGGTACAAACTCAGAGAATTGAGCATAACCCTGTACCAGACCTGGCTGGCTCGATTCAAGCGAAGGTCGTAAAGCCTCGCGCGGCGATCACAGAGCCGGCAGAGCTTGGGCGGCTGTTAGTTGATATAGATGGTTACTATGGCAGCCATGTCGTTAGAACGATGCTGGCGTTGGCGCCATTACTATTTCAGCGACCAGGGGAGGTTGCAGGGATGGAGTGGAATGAATTGGATCTTGATGGTGCGCTGTGGATTATCCCCAAGGAGCGCAAGAAGGAACGGAACACACGTGAAGATGATCATATTGTCCCTCTGTCTCGTCAGGCTGTTGCCTTGTTACGCGATATCTACCCGCTGACAGGGCATAGCCGTTATGTATTCACTAATCAACAGCGAGAGTCTAAATCTGCGACTCCTGCCTCGGTAAACAAGGCAATGCGTAAGATGGGGTATTGCACAAAGAACACGCAGTCATTTCATGGTTTTCGCGCTACGGCGAGAACAATGCTTGATGAGCGTCTTGGCTTTCCTGTTGAGTGGATAGAGCACCAGTCTGGCCGTTCTGTTCGTGACCCATTAGGCCGTACGTACAACCGAACTAAGCACCTGGACCAGCGAATAGATATGATTCAGAAGTGGGCAGATTACCTTGATGAATTAAAGGGACAGACACTAGCAGGCAATGTGATTGCAGGAAGTTTTCAACAGAGAAGGTAG
- a CDS encoding YebG family protein, which yields MAVVAMWLCDRDDSMFSDKKAAEEHDKMLELAENISALIEQHVEDIDENALEEIGLVLARRREVLAKACKGKPELLLEPDEEFDE from the coding sequence ATGGCTGTAGTGGCTATGTGGCTTTGCGACCGGGACGACAGTATGTTTAGTGATAAAAAAGCGGCGGAAGAACACGATAAAATGTTGGAGCTGGCAGAGAATATCTCTGCCTTGATTGAGCAGCACGTTGAAGATATCGACGAGAACGCGCTCGAGGAAATTGGCCTGGTGTTGGCGCGTCGCCGCGAGGTGTTGGCGAAAGCCTGTAAGGGCAAGCCAGAGCTGCTGCTAGAGCCGGACGAAGAGTTCGACGAGTAG
- a CDS encoding class I SAM-dependent methyltransferase — translation MAALFPAEKVQQPCPRLSEQAAKTLPDARVYSQRLPQCPALALYLLDADYPQHLLDDETILRLMDEPSYWAFCWASGQVMARYLLDAPHWVAGKRVLDFGCGSGVAAIAAAKAGAAHVVACDIDPVAQLATARNAELNGVELDICGDFFAYHQPIDIILVADVLYDRENMPLLAEFARRAKTVLLADSRVRNLTVEPYRKRQTFESSTIPDLDESREFNQVNIYSAQYEEVASDGAQC, via the coding sequence ATGGCAGCGTTATTCCCCGCAGAAAAAGTGCAACAACCGTGCCCGCGTTTGAGCGAACAGGCGGCTAAGACGCTGCCCGATGCCCGCGTCTACAGCCAGCGGCTGCCCCAGTGCCCGGCGCTGGCGCTGTACCTGCTCGATGCCGATTACCCCCAACACCTGCTGGACGATGAGACCATACTGCGGTTGATGGACGAGCCCTCCTACTGGGCGTTTTGCTGGGCCAGCGGCCAGGTGATGGCGCGCTATCTGCTCGATGCGCCGCACTGGGTGGCGGGTAAGCGGGTGTTGGATTTTGGCTGCGGCTCGGGGGTGGCGGCGATCGCCGCGGCCAAGGCCGGTGCCGCCCACGTGGTGGCCTGTGATATCGACCCGGTGGCGCAGTTGGCGACGGCGCGCAACGCCGAGCTGAACGGTGTCGAGCTGGACATCTGTGGTGACTTCTTTGCCTATCACCAGCCCATCGATATTATTCTGGTTGCCGACGTGCTCTACGATCGAGAGAATATGCCGCTATTGGCTGAGTTTGCCCGTCGCGCAAAAACAGTCTTGTTAGCCGACTCCAGGGTGCGTAATCTAACGGTAGAACCCTATCGAAAGCGGCAGACCTTCGAGAGCAGTACCATCCCTGATCTCGATGAATCACGGGAGTTTAATCAGGTGAATATTTACAGTGCCCAGTATGAAGAGGTCGCCTCCGACGGTGCCCAATGCTAG
- a CDS encoding pseudouridine synthase, with the protein MSQPYIVPPCHEEVEILFEDDFLLLINKPSGLLSVPGRLPQNKDCMITRIQRDYPTATVAHRLDLDTSGLMMVPLCRDVHADLTRQFQAKAISKSYTALLWGDIAEDGSIDLPIACDWERRPRQKICAQQGKPSLTHYQVLERHGDRTRVLLKPVTGRSHQLRIHSREIGHPILGCDLYAHDEALAAAPRLMLHATTLKFTHPLSGEVFDWHCPPPF; encoded by the coding sequence ATGTCGCAACCCTATATCGTGCCGCCCTGCCATGAAGAGGTCGAGATCCTCTTCGAGGACGACTTCCTCTTGCTGATCAACAAGCCCTCGGGCCTGCTGTCGGTGCCCGGCCGCCTGCCGCAAAACAAAGACTGTATGATCACCCGCATCCAGCGAGACTACCCGACCGCCACCGTCGCACATCGACTCGATCTGGATACCTCGGGATTGATGATGGTGCCACTGTGCCGCGACGTGCACGCCGATCTGACTCGCCAGTTTCAGGCCAAGGCGATCAGCAAGAGTTATACGGCGCTGCTGTGGGGCGATATCGCCGAGGATGGCAGCATTGACCTGCCCATCGCCTGTGACTGGGAACGTCGACCACGACAGAAGATCTGCGCACAACAGGGTAAGCCCTCACTCACCCACTACCAGGTGTTAGAGCGCCACGGCGACCGCACGCGGGTATTGTTGAAGCCGGTCACCGGCCGCTCGCACCAGCTGCGTATCCACAGCCGTGAAATCGGCCACCCGATCCTCGGCTGTGACCTGTACGCCCACGACGAGGCCCTGGCCGCCGCGCCGCGACTAATGCTGCACGCGACGACGCTGAAGTTCACCCACCCGCTCAGCGGCGAGGTGTTCGACTGGCACTGCCCGCCACCGTTCTAG
- a CDS encoding sulfurtransferase produces MTPMIDAAALQHRTDTVIIDCRYSLAAPEQGRALYAEGHIQGAYYADLMSDLSSPVEAHGGRHPLPTAANFSAFCERLGIVKGVTEVVLYDDHRLAFASRAWWLLRYFGHDKVQLLNGGFRAWQAAGGVCDTDAPVPLANGRFQAEPNPAMVASRQELLVASVPARFSLIDAREAARYNGEVEPIDPVAGHIPGALNYPWQGLTNEQGEVQPQQARFASLSADDELVVYCGSGVTACVTLLALTLAGKSSPRLYPGSWSDWCSYLTED; encoded by the coding sequence ATGACCCCTATGATCGATGCAGCAGCGCTGCAACACCGTACCGATACCGTCATCATCGACTGCCGTTACTCGTTGGCAGCGCCGGAGCAGGGGCGGGCGCTGTATGCCGAGGGGCATATTCAGGGGGCGTACTACGCCGACTTGATGAGTGACTTATCGTCGCCCGTTGAGGCGCACGGCGGTCGTCACCCGCTGCCGACGGCGGCTAATTTTTCGGCGTTCTGTGAGCGTCTCGGCATCGTCAAGGGGGTCACCGAGGTGGTGCTCTATGATGATCACCGGCTCGCCTTCGCCAGTCGTGCCTGGTGGTTGTTGCGTTATTTTGGCCACGATAAGGTGCAGCTGCTAAACGGCGGTTTCCGTGCCTGGCAGGCGGCCGGTGGCGTCTGTGACACTGACGCCCCCGTGCCGCTGGCTAACGGCCGCTTCCAGGCGGAGCCGAATCCGGCGATGGTGGCGAGCCGGCAGGAGTTACTGGTGGCCTCGGTGCCGGCGCGCTTTAGCTTGATCGACGCCCGAGAGGCGGCCCGCTATAACGGTGAGGTGGAGCCGATCGATCCCGTTGCCGGTCATATCCCCGGTGCCTTGAACTACCCCTGGCAGGGGCTCACTAACGAGCAGGGCGAGGTACAGCCGCAGCAGGCGCGCTTCGCGTCGCTGTCAGCGGATGATGAGTTGGTGGTCTACTGCGGCTCCGGCGTCACCGCCTGTGTGACGTTGCTGGCGCTGACGCTGGCGGGCAAGTCATCGCCACGCCTCTACCCGGGCAGCTGGAGTGACTGGTGCAGCTACTTAACGGAGGACTAG